From a single Larus michahellis chromosome 18, bLarMic1.1, whole genome shotgun sequence genomic region:
- the CISD3 gene encoding CDGSH iron-sulfur domain-containing protein 3, mitochondrial — protein MLLLRPAALVTLMRTAAGCGGGGGRRRGSAVVCRCRDPPGVSYIPSLSSAPQVRRCSAPPQPVIAAKEPFPVELKAGKKYAWCSCGHSRSQPFCDGTHKKAAPGLSPLRFTPEEDKTAWLCGCKRTRSPPYCDGTHKEEAVQGARVSTQP, from the exons ATGCTGCTGCTGAGACCGGCCGCGCTTGTGACACTGATGAGAACCGCAGCGGGttgcggcggggggggcgggcggcgaaGGGGGTCGGCGGTTGTCTGTCGGTGCCGGGACCCCCCGGGGGTTTCGTACATCCCTTCGCTCTCCTCCGCCCCCCAGGTGCGACGGTGCTCGGCCCCCCCGCAGCCGGTGATCGCCGCCAAGGAGCCGTTCCCGGTGGAGCTGAAGGCGGGGAAGAAATACGCCTGGTGCTCCTGCGGGCACAGCCGCAGCCAG CCCTTCTGCGACGGCACCCACAAAAAAGCCGCCCCGGGGCTCTCCCCGCTGCGCTTCACCCCCGAGGAGGACAAGACGGCCTGGCTCTGCGGGTGCAAGCGCACCCGCTCCCCCCCCTACTGCGACGGCACCCACAAGGAGGAGGCCGTGCAGGGCGCCCGGGTCTCCACACAGCCCTGA
- the PCGF2 gene encoding polycomb group RING finger protein 2 isoform X1, whose protein sequence is MHRTTRIKITELNPHLMCALCGGYFIDATTIVECLHSFCKTCIVRYLETNKYCPMCDVQVHKTRPLLSIRSDKTLQDIVYKLVPGLFKDEMKRRRDFYAAYPMAEVPNGSNEDRGEVSEQDKGNLTDDEIVSLSIEFYEGSREEKKGTVENGDLEKEKQRLSPRPPPAASPEERGAVPALSRRHDRHAPGQVPPQQDGRSQQVQGGSALRRRAPEGVLHPDGHRLHLSLEEERAPAAEIPRPTRLQAPQALPAAHLRVHQHQRRLRVRVGQRQSPQPRHAARHLLLPAQPRHPVPRLAQLHRRQRPPRHQHRAQRHLELPPAAPRHRPVPQNDCQWQHGLRLDLNDAKNRDSWPGFIYLYILYIYIYKYICVHREKKKNYTYLFSID, encoded by the exons ATGCACAGGACCACCAGGATAAAGATCACCGAGCTCAACCCCCACCTGATGTGCGCCTTGTGCGGCGGCTACTTCATAGACGCCACCACCATCGTGGAGTGTCTGCACTCCT TCTGCAAAACCTGCATCGTTCGCTACCTGGAGACGAACAAGTACTGCCCCATGTGTGATGTCCAAGTGCACAAAACCAGACCCCTCCTCAGCATCAG GTCGGACAAAACCCTACAGGACATAGTGTACAAACTGGTCCCGGGGCTTTTCAAAG ATGAGATGAAGAGGCGACGCGACTTCTACGCAGCCTACCCCATGGCAGAGG TTCCCAACGGGTCCAATGAAGACCGCGGGGAAGTCTCTGAGCAGGACAAGGGGAACCTGACGGACGACGAGATTGTCAGCCTGTCCATAGAGTTTTACGAAGGGTCGAG agaggagaagaaagggacCGTCGAGAACGGGGAcctggagaaggagaag CAACgcctctccccccggccccctcccgctGCGTCCCCAGAAGAACGGGGTGCGGTTCCTGCGCTGTCCCGCCGCCATGACCGTCATGCACCTGGCCAAGTTCCTCCGCAACAAGATGGACGTTCCCAGCAAGTACAAG GTGGAAGTGCTCTACGAAGACGAGCCCCTGAAGGAGTATTACACCCTGATGGACATCGCCTACATCTATCCCTGGAGGAGG AACGGGCCCCTGCCGCTGAAATACCGCGTCCAACCCGCCTGCAAGCGCCTCAAGCTCTCCCAGCCGCCCACCTCCGAGTGCACCAACACCAGCGGCGCCTCCGAGTGCGAGTCGGTCAGcgacaaagcccacagccccgcCACGCTgcccgccacctcctcctccctgcccagccccggcaccccgTCCCACGGCTCGCCCAGCTCCACCGCCGGCAGCGGCCCCCCCGCCACCAGCACCGCGCTCAACGGCACCTCGAACTGccacccgctgccccccgccaccGGCCGGTGCCGCAAAACGACTGTCAATGGCAGCACGGCCTCCGCCTTGACCTAAACGACGCCAAAAACAGGGACTCCTGGCCGggttttatatatctatatatattatatatatacatatataaatatatatgtgtacatagggagaaaaaaaaaaattatacatactTATTTTCTATTGATTGA
- the PCGF2 gene encoding polycomb group RING finger protein 2 isoform X2 has protein sequence MHRTTRIKITELNPHLMCALCGGYFIDATTIVECLHSFCKTCIVRYLETNKYCPMCDVQVHKTRPLLSIRSDKTLQDIVYKLVPGLFKDEMKRRRDFYAAYPMAEVPNGSNEDRGEVSEQDKGNLTDDEIVSLSIEFYEGSREEKKGTVENGDLEKEKKNGVRFLRCPAAMTVMHLAKFLRNKMDVPSKYKVEVLYEDEPLKEYYTLMDIAYIYPWRRNGPLPLKYRVQPACKRLKLSQPPTSECTNTSGASECESVSDKAHSPATLPATSSSLPSPGTPSHGSPSSTAGSGPPATSTALNGTSNCHPLPPATGRCRKTTVNGSTASALT, from the exons ATGCACAGGACCACCAGGATAAAGATCACCGAGCTCAACCCCCACCTGATGTGCGCCTTGTGCGGCGGCTACTTCATAGACGCCACCACCATCGTGGAGTGTCTGCACTCCT TCTGCAAAACCTGCATCGTTCGCTACCTGGAGACGAACAAGTACTGCCCCATGTGTGATGTCCAAGTGCACAAAACCAGACCCCTCCTCAGCATCAG GTCGGACAAAACCCTACAGGACATAGTGTACAAACTGGTCCCGGGGCTTTTCAAAG ATGAGATGAAGAGGCGACGCGACTTCTACGCAGCCTACCCCATGGCAGAGG TTCCCAACGGGTCCAATGAAGACCGCGGGGAAGTCTCTGAGCAGGACAAGGGGAACCTGACGGACGACGAGATTGTCAGCCTGTCCATAGAGTTTTACGAAGGGTCGAG agaggagaagaaagggacCGTCGAGAACGGGGAcctggagaaggagaag AAGAACGGGGTGCGGTTCCTGCGCTGTCCCGCCGCCATGACCGTCATGCACCTGGCCAAGTTCCTCCGCAACAAGATGGACGTTCCCAGCAAGTACAAG GTGGAAGTGCTCTACGAAGACGAGCCCCTGAAGGAGTATTACACCCTGATGGACATCGCCTACATCTATCCCTGGAGGAGG AACGGGCCCCTGCCGCTGAAATACCGCGTCCAACCCGCCTGCAAGCGCCTCAAGCTCTCCCAGCCGCCCACCTCCGAGTGCACCAACACCAGCGGCGCCTCCGAGTGCGAGTCGGTCAGcgacaaagcccacagccccgcCACGCTgcccgccacctcctcctccctgcccagccccggcaccccgTCCCACGGCTCGCCCAGCTCCACCGCCGGCAGCGGCCCCCCCGCCACCAGCACCGCGCTCAACGGCACCTCGAACTGccacccgctgccccccgccaccGGCCGGTGCCGCAAAACGACTGTCAATGGCAGCACGGCCTCCGCCTTGACCTAA
- the PSMB3 gene encoding proteasome subunit beta type-3, whose product MSIMSYNGGAVMAMKGKNCVAIAADRRFGIQAQMVTTDFQKIFPMGERLYIGLAGLATDVQTVAQRLKFRLNLYELKEGRQIKPQTFMSMVSNLLYERRFGPYYTEPVIAGLDPITHEPFICSLDLIGCPMITEDFVVSGTCSEQMYGMCESLWEPDMEPDHLFETISQAMLNAVDRDAISGMGVVVHIIEKDKITTRTLKARMD is encoded by the exons ATG TCTATTATGTCGTATAACGGCGGGGCCGTAATGGCCATGAAGGGGAAGAACTGTGTGGCCATTGCGGCGGACCGGCGGTTTGGGATTCAAGCGCAGATGGTGACCACAGACTTCCAGAAGATTTTCCCTATGGGAGAAAGGCTGTATATTGGATTGGCGGGACTGGCCACGGACGTACAGACGGT TGCCCAGAGACTGAAGTTCAGGCTGAATCTCTACGAGCTGAAGGAGGGCAGGCAGATCAAACCTCAGACTTTTATGAGCATGGTTTCCAATCTGCTGTATGAGAGACG GTTCGGACCTTACTACACAGAACCAGTCATCGCCGGGCTGGACCCCATAACACACGAACCTTTCATCTGCTCCCTAGACCTGATCGGCTGCCCGATGATAACCGAGGACTTTGTGGTCAGTGGCACTTGCTCCGAGCAGATGTACGGCATGTGCGAGTCCCTGTGGGAGCCTGACATG GAACCCGATCACCTCTTCGAAACAATCTCGCAGGCCATGTTGAATGCAGTGGACAGAGATGCCATATCTGGCATGGGTGTGGTAGTACACATAAT TGAAAAAGACAAGATCACCACCAGGACCCTGAAAGCTCGCATGGACTAG
- the PCGF2 gene encoding polycomb group RING finger protein 2 isoform X3 — protein sequence MHRTTRIKITELNPHLMCALCGGYFIDATTIVECLHSFCKTCIVRYLETNKYCPMCDVQVHKTRPLLSIRSDKTLQDIVYKLVPGLFKDEMKRRRDFYAAYPMAEVPNGSNEDRGEVSEQDKGNLTDDEIVSLSIEFYEGSREEKKGTVENGDLEKEKNGVRFLRCPAAMTVMHLAKFLRNKMDVPSKYKVEVLYEDEPLKEYYTLMDIAYIYPWRRNGPLPLKYRVQPACKRLKLSQPPTSECTNTSGASECESVSDKAHSPATLPATSSSLPSPGTPSHGSPSSTAGSGPPATSTALNGTSNCHPLPPATGRCRKTTVNGSTASALT from the exons ATGCACAGGACCACCAGGATAAAGATCACCGAGCTCAACCCCCACCTGATGTGCGCCTTGTGCGGCGGCTACTTCATAGACGCCACCACCATCGTGGAGTGTCTGCACTCCT TCTGCAAAACCTGCATCGTTCGCTACCTGGAGACGAACAAGTACTGCCCCATGTGTGATGTCCAAGTGCACAAAACCAGACCCCTCCTCAGCATCAG GTCGGACAAAACCCTACAGGACATAGTGTACAAACTGGTCCCGGGGCTTTTCAAAG ATGAGATGAAGAGGCGACGCGACTTCTACGCAGCCTACCCCATGGCAGAGG TTCCCAACGGGTCCAATGAAGACCGCGGGGAAGTCTCTGAGCAGGACAAGGGGAACCTGACGGACGACGAGATTGTCAGCCTGTCCATAGAGTTTTACGAAGGGTCGAG agaggagaagaaagggacCGTCGAGAACGGGGAcctggagaaggagaag AACGGGGTGCGGTTCCTGCGCTGTCCCGCCGCCATGACCGTCATGCACCTGGCCAAGTTCCTCCGCAACAAGATGGACGTTCCCAGCAAGTACAAG GTGGAAGTGCTCTACGAAGACGAGCCCCTGAAGGAGTATTACACCCTGATGGACATCGCCTACATCTATCCCTGGAGGAGG AACGGGCCCCTGCCGCTGAAATACCGCGTCCAACCCGCCTGCAAGCGCCTCAAGCTCTCCCAGCCGCCCACCTCCGAGTGCACCAACACCAGCGGCGCCTCCGAGTGCGAGTCGGTCAGcgacaaagcccacagccccgcCACGCTgcccgccacctcctcctccctgcccagccccggcaccccgTCCCACGGCTCGCCCAGCTCCACCGCCGGCAGCGGCCCCCCCGCCACCAGCACCGCGCTCAACGGCACCTCGAACTGccacccgctgccccccgccaccGGCCGGTGCCGCAAAACGACTGTCAATGGCAGCACGGCCTCCGCCTTGACCTAA